One segment of Fusarium falciforme chromosome 13, complete sequence DNA contains the following:
- a CDS encoding BAH domain-containing protein, with product MGRYNSFILKDKKFQRGDFVLVANETTRERTNNARSSKQMTGESSRFWIAYILEIRAANENRVFARVY from the exons ATGGGCCGATACAATAGCTTCATCC tcaaggacaagaagttcCAGCGCGGAGACTTCGTTCTAGTTGCCAACGAAACGACTCGAGAGAGAACGAATAATGCCCGAAGCTCGAAGCAGATGACCGGCGAATCGAGCCGCTTTTGGATCGCCTACATCCTAGAAATCAGAGCTGCTAATGAGAATAGGGTGTTTGCTCGGGTTTACTAG
- a CDS encoding 14-3-3 domain-containing protein: MQRKNQVFLARLCSQAERYDDMVPLLKEVIQRGGELSVDERNLLTTAFNNVFDTRRASWRIISSVEKNEYKGSEKHLATIRGYRIKIENEIEKICRDVLDLLDQSLIPNASTSESMALYYKMKGDYSRYLTEFVSGEKHNLAVTSAYNAYKAELDALTKEPDGDSILLMQLLCNNLTLWASSDSGEREGISCRKMRHIIAARIQST, encoded by the exons ATGCAGCGTAAGAA CCAGGTTTTCCTCGCTCGCCTCTGTAGTCAGGCTGAGCGCTATGATGACATGGTCCCCCTTCTGAAGGAAGTCATCCAGAGGGGTGGTGAGCTGAGTGTCGATGAGCGGAACCTTCTCACTACTGCTTTTAATAACGTTTTCGACACCCGTCGTGCCAGCTGGCGCATTATCTCCTCGGTCGAGAAAAATGAGTACAAAGGCAGTGAGAAGCATCTTGCTACCATCCGTGGATACCGCATTAAGATTGAGAATGAGATCGAAAAGATCTGTCGGGACGTCTTGGATCTGCTAGACCAGAGCCTGATCCCAAATGCCAGTACTAGCGAGTCAATGGCATTATATTACAAGAT GAAGGGTGACTATAGCCGTTATCTGACCGAGTTCGTGTCAGGTGAGAAGCATAATCTTGCAGTTACCTCTGCGTATAATGCCTACAAG GCCGAGCTCGATGCCCTAACCAAGGAGCCTGATGGCGACAGCATCCTTCTCATGCAACTCCTTTGCAACAACCTGACCCTTTGGGCGTCTTCAGACAGTGGTGAGCGTGAAGGGATTAGCTGCAGAAAGATGAGGCACATAATTGCCGCGCGCATTCAGTCGACATAG